In Castanea sativa cultivar Marrone di Chiusa Pesio chromosome 6, ASM4071231v1, a single window of DNA contains:
- the LOC142639954 gene encoding uncharacterized protein LOC142639954 has translation MDAEEVLKLFDSHWLQSTIFSKTPLSLPHETTNSTHHQIQEPNFSRLPTLHVRSLSDQLLMSSKASSFSPEFLSPNSVMTTRSTPKLHTILSGKEVSEFSSEEHQQYEMPIKKKVHGKKRRTKLSSAKSLSDLEFEELKGFMDLGFKFSEEDKDSRLVSIIPGLQRLGRKGGEEDVEEERKTDETVVSRPYLSEAWDVLEQQKHPLMNWKISDLGNEMDMKDQLKFWAHTVASTVK, from the coding sequence ATGGATGCTGAAGAAGTTTTAAAGCTCTTCGATTCCCACTGGCTTCAGAGCACAATTTTCTCCAAGACACCACTATCACTACCCCATGAAACAACAAACTCGACTCATCACCAGATCCAAGAACCAAACTTTTCACGCTTGCCAACTCTCCATGTAAGATCACTAAGCGATCAATTATTGATGAGCTCCAAAGCAAGCAGCTTTTCCCCTGAATTCCTCTCCCCAAACTCAGTCATGACCACACGGTCCACACCAAAGCTACACACAATTCTTTCTGGAAAAGAAGTCTCTGAATTCTCCAGTGAGGAACATCAACAGTATGAGATGCCTATTAAGAAGAAAGTCCatggaaaaaaaaggaggaCAAAGCTGAGTAGTGCTAAGAGCTTGTCAGACCTTGAGTTTGAGGAGCTAAAAGGGTTTATGGATCTGGGCTTTAAGTTCTCTGAGGAAGACAAGGATTCAAGATTGGTTTCTATCATTCCTGGATTGCAAAGGTTGGGAAGAAAAGGTGGTGAAGAAGAtgttgaagaagagagaaagactgATGAAACTGTGGTTTCAAGGCCTTATTTGTCTGAGGCTTGGGATGTTTTGGAACAACAAAAGCACCCTTTGATGAATTGGAAAATTTCAGATTTAGGTAACGAAATGGATATGAAAGATCAGCTCAAGTTCTGGGCTCATACCGTTGCTTCCACTGTGAAATAg